A genomic region of Dunckerocampus dactyliophorus isolate RoL2022-P2 chromosome 8, RoL_Ddac_1.1, whole genome shotgun sequence contains the following coding sequences:
- the LOC129185946 gene encoding beta-1,4-galactosyltransferase galt-1-like: MLFRGLTSPTDSYFCLRLRMYRILHWMRTRHRMRNANCYKWIVCVLSIVTFMVVNFILTRGQTSLSLKLTHPSSVRPVRQCPMQVSEETITPLDKTKHLLVSAYMDQRVPGLDVHIISIFKVDSMEPMECIFCCQGQMSRRSQAAIVKHPSSSAFPYITTYVMCQLPQGCQGSHVTIVPYQHQATVSNLMWIPVKNREKEIRLNFTVCISTMYGGYNNVLQTAQTLEIYRLLGVDKVVIYKTNSGPEVGRLLHSYIQEGFVEIVPWLIDKHLTPSSTWSFSKGAGDIRYFGQLTTLSECLYRSMERSRYVLMNDLDEIIMPHQHDSLMSMMTSFQQQNPNFLEIGEFRIKTFYFPTALVDPSKKFRLPQWEGVPGHNILEHIYSREYIGTNPNKLILQPRLVAFPNVHVVGKNFGQTYMVPPEVCRVIHVRTKPAKTTEQDEVNTRLWDFHQKLIPNVDRVLKRAGLLQ; encoded by the exons ATGCTTTTTCGTGGTCTAACGTCACCAACTGACTCCTATTTCTGCCTCAGGTTAAGGATGTATCGAATATTGCACTGGATGAGGACACGGCACAGGATGAGGAATGCTAATTGCTACAAGTGGATTGTTTGCGTTCTCAGCATTGTCACCTTCATGGTCGTTAATTTCATTTTGACCAGAGGGCAGACGAGTCTCAGTTTAAAGTTGACGCATCCATCTTCCGTGAGGCCTGTCCGCCAATGCCCCATGCAGGTTAGCGAGGAGACCATCACACCTCTGGACAAAACCAAGCACTTGCTGGTCTCCGCCTACATGGACCAAAGAGTGCCCGGTCTGGACGTACACATCATCAGCATCTTCAAGGTCGACTCCATGGAGCCCATGGAGTGTATCTTCTGTTGCCAGGGGCAGATGTCAAGAAGGAGCCAGGCAGCAATTGTAAAACATCCCTCCAGTTCTGCCTTTCCCTACATCACCACCTACGTCATGTGTCAGCTCCCTCAGGGATGCCAAGGCTCGCATGTCACAATTGTGCCTTACCAACACCAAGCGACGGTGTCAAACCTCATGTGGATCCCTGTGAAAAACCGGGAGAAGGAGATCAGGTTGAACTTCACAGTGTGCATCTCCACCATGTATGGAGGCTACAACAACGTACTCCAGACGGCACAGACATTGGAGATATACAG GCTGCTGGGCGTTGACAAAGTGGTGATCTACAAGACCAACAGCGGTCCGGAGGTGGGCCGCCTGTTGCACAGCTACATCCAGGAGGGCTTTGTGGAGATTGTCCCTTGGCTCATCGACAAGCACCTAACGCCTTCCAGCACCTGGAGCTTCTCCAAGGGTGCAGGGGACATCCGTTACTTTGGACAGCTCACCACACTCAGCGAATGCCTGTACAGATCAATGGAGAGGTCGCGCTACGTTCTGATGAACGACCTGGACGAGATCATCATGCCGCACCAGCACGACAGCCTCATGTCTATGATGACCTCCTTCCAACAGCAGAATCCTAAT TTCCTTGAGATTGGAGAGTTTCGCATCAAAACCTTCTATTTCCCAACGGCGCTGGTTGATCCAAGCAAGAAGTTCAGGCTGCCTCAGTGGGAAGGAGTGCCGGGGCATAATATTTTGGAGCACATCTACTCAAGGGAGTACATTGGTACTAACCCAAACAAGCTGATACTTCAGCCAAG GTTGGTGGCGTTCCCCAATGTGCATGTCGTGGGGAAGAACTTTggacaaacctacatggtccccCCTGAAGTCTGTCGGGTCATTCATGTCCGCACTAAACCCGCTAAAACGACGGAGCAGGACGAAGTCAACACAAGACTCTGGGACTTCCACCAAAAGCTCATCCCCAATGTGGACCGGGTGTTGAAGAGAGCAGGGCTACTACAATAA
- the LOC129185947 gene encoding G-protein coupled receptor 61-like produces MEPAWNSSHPLLPLPPNTSTSAMAEGWPPSQWLALAAMLLMDLLAVVGNVAIMAVIAKVPQLHKFAFVFHLCLVDLLAALVLMPLGMLSSRAFLGEALCRSYLFLSVCLVSAAILSISVINVERYYYIIHPMRYEVKMTVGLVASVLVGIWVKALAMSALPLLAWLLQGARAPLLGGNGGNGAVPSPAPAQGHRRCSLHWTGGGSNRLAFMVLFTLLYFLCPLLVIFVVYCNMFKVARVAAMHHGPLPTWTDTPRRQRSESLSSRSTMVTSSGTGTGRETPQRPFGGGKAAAVLAAVGGQFLCCWLPYFSFHLYSALAASPPAALASLEEAVTWIGYFCFTSNPFFYGCLNRQIREELGKHLPCLFRGAGVEVEDRLPSREGSIEENFLQFLQGTGCNLEPQNSHSTSSPKGEACRLVTQSQAPEAAQPLPVDFRIPGQIAEETYDFIETDPPKNNHIRTDA; encoded by the coding sequence ATGGAGCCAGCGTGGAACTCCTCCCACCCGCTTCTGCCGCTCCCGCCCAACACGTCTACCTCGGCCATGGCTGAGGGATGGCCTCCATCCCAGTGGCTAGCCCTGGCGGCCATGCTGCTCATGGATCTGCTGGCTGTGGTGGGCAACGTGGCCATCATGGCGGTCATCGCCAAGGTGCCGCAGCTTCACAAGTTTGCCTTCGTCTTCCACCTGTGCTTGGTGGATCTGCTGGCGGCCCTGGTGCTGATGCCCCTGGGCATGCTCTCCAGCAGAGCCTTCTTAGGAGAGGCGCTGTGCCGGAGTTACCTTTTCCTCAGCGTGTGCCTGGTCAGTGCCGCCATCCTCTCCATCTCGGTCATCAATGTGGAGCGCTATTATTACATCATACACCCCATGCGCTACGAGGTgaagatgaccgtgggcttggTCGCATCTGTGCTGGTGGGGATATGGGTCAAAGCTTTGGCGATGTCCGCTTTGCCGCTTCTGGCTTGGCTCCTGCAAGGAGCAAGAGCTCCCCTTCTGGGGGGTAACGGAGGAAACGGGGCGGTCCCATCTCCTGCTCCTGCTCAGGGTCACAGGCGCTGCTCGTTGCACTGGACAGGGGGCGGCTCGAACCGTTTGGCGTTCATGGTCCTCTTCACGCTGCTGTACTTCCTGTGTCCTCTTCTGGTCATTTTTGTTGTGTACTGCAACATGTTCAAAGTGGCCCGCGTAGCCGCCATGCACCACGGGCCTCTACCCACTTGGACGGACACGCCTCGCCGCCAGAGATCAGAGTCACTCAGCAGTCGGTCCACGATGGTTACCAGCTCCGGGACGGGGACCGGAAGGGAGACCCCGCAGCGGCCCTTTGGGGGAGGGAAGGCGGCGGCGGTGTTGGCAGCTGTAGGTGGCCAGTTCCTCTGCTGCTGGCTGCCCTACTTCTCTTTCCACTTGTACTCCGCTCTGGCCGCCAGCCCTCCTGCCGCCCTGGCCTCTCTGGAGGAGGCGGTCACCTGGATCGGATACTTCTGCTTCACCTCCAACCCCTTCTTCTATGGCTGTCTCAACAGACAgatccgggaggagctgggcAAACACCTGCCATGCCTGTTCCGTGGAGCCGGGGTGGAGGTGGAGGACAGGCTGCCCAGCCGCGAAGGCTCCATAGAGGAGAATTTCCTCCAGTTTCTTCAGGGCACCGGCTGCAACTTGGAACCTCAGAACTCGCACAGCACCTCCAGTCCAAAAGGGGAAGCCTGCCGGCTCGTCACTCAGTCCCAGGCGCCTGAGGCGGCGCAGCCGCTACCTGTTGATTTCCGCATACCGGGACAAATCGCAGAGGAGACCTACGACTTCATAGAGACGGAtcccccaaaaaacaaccacatACGTACTGACGcttaa